One genomic segment of Calditerricola satsumensis includes these proteins:
- a CDS encoding 5'-methylthioadenosine/adenosylhomocysteine nucleosidase: MTIGIIGAMVEEVERYREAMRGERETRHAGIPFYRGELAGRDVVVCKSGVGKVNAAVCTQLLIDRFQVSRIVFTGVAGALHPELEIGDIVVSRDCVQHDVDATALGFQRGEIPFHPKWVFEADPQLVALAERAARRVTEVRVMTGRVLSGDQFVTDRDKARGLHEQFGGLCLEMEGAAVAQVCDMNGVPFVVIRSMSDKADGSAPVDFPAFVKLASRRSCEVVCAMLEELEATSAGRGE, translated from the coding sequence ATGACGATCGGCATTATCGGGGCCATGGTCGAAGAGGTGGAACGGTACCGCGAGGCGATGCGCGGCGAGCGGGAGACACGCCATGCCGGGATCCCGTTCTACCGGGGCGAGCTGGCCGGGCGCGACGTGGTGGTGTGCAAGTCGGGCGTGGGCAAGGTGAACGCCGCCGTCTGCACCCAGCTCTTGATCGATCGCTTTCAGGTGTCCCGCATCGTGTTTACGGGTGTGGCAGGGGCGCTCCATCCCGAACTGGAGATTGGCGACATTGTCGTCTCGCGGGATTGCGTGCAGCACGACGTGGACGCCACGGCGCTGGGCTTTCAGCGCGGCGAGATTCCGTTCCATCCCAAATGGGTGTTTGAAGCGGATCCACAGCTCGTCGCGCTGGCCGAGCGGGCCGCGCGCCGGGTGACCGAGGTGCGCGTGATGACGGGGCGCGTCCTGTCCGGCGACCAGTTCGTGACGGACAGGGATAAAGCCCGCGGGCTGCATGAGCAGTTCGGCGGGCTGTGCCTGGAAATGGAAGGGGCCGCCGTGGCCCAGGTGTGCGACATGAACGGCGTGCCCTTTGTCGTCATCCGCTCGATGTCGGACAAGGCCGACGGGTCGGCTCCCGTCGATTTTCCGGCCTTCGTGAAGCTGGCTTCCCGGCGCTCCTGCGAGGTGGTGTGCGCCATGCTGGAGGAGCTGGAGGCTACTTCAGCAGGCCGAGGAGAATGA
- a CDS encoding acetoin utilization protein AcuC, with translation MAHRSVFVYSPDCLAYRFHPDHPFDQRRLFLTLDLLQEWGLITPEQIVAPRMATDEELRLAHEAAYIDAVKRASENPEAQDAYLAHGIGTEDNPAFPRMHEAAALAVGGTLLAAEWVMEGKADHAVNLAGGLHHALRGRASGFCIYNDCAVAIAWLRRHYGARVLYLDTDAHHGDGVQWAFYDDPDVLTISVHETGRTLFPGTGFVHERGDGPGFGYSVNVPLEPFTEDDAWLEAYIAVVERVARRFRPDVIVTQNGCDAHVWDPLSHLCATTRIYAEIPKLAHRLAHELCDGRLVAVGGGGYDIWRVVPRAWALLWAELVDRPFAGNPKLPRAWLERWQPHSPVPLPEQLLDPPDIVPPIPRRSEIDRRNRRTVELALLYAP, from the coding sequence ATGGCCCACCGGTCGGTCTTCGTCTACAGCCCCGATTGCCTCGCCTACCGCTTCCATCCCGATCACCCCTTCGACCAACGCCGGCTTTTCCTTACCCTCGACCTGCTGCAGGAATGGGGGCTGATCACCCCCGAACAAATCGTCGCTCCGCGGATGGCCACCGATGAGGAGCTGCGCCTGGCTCACGAGGCGGCGTACATCGACGCCGTGAAGCGGGCGTCGGAAAACCCGGAGGCCCAGGACGCTTACCTCGCCCACGGCATCGGCACCGAGGACAATCCCGCCTTCCCGCGCATGCACGAGGCGGCGGCGCTGGCCGTGGGCGGCACACTCCTCGCCGCGGAATGGGTGATGGAAGGGAAGGCCGACCACGCCGTCAACCTGGCCGGCGGCCTGCATCATGCCCTTCGCGGACGGGCGTCCGGCTTTTGCATCTACAACGACTGCGCCGTGGCCATCGCCTGGCTGCGCCGCCACTACGGCGCGCGCGTGCTCTACCTCGACACCGACGCCCACCACGGCGACGGCGTGCAGTGGGCCTTCTACGACGATCCCGACGTGCTGACGATCTCTGTGCACGAAACCGGGCGCACCCTCTTTCCCGGCACCGGCTTCGTCCACGAGCGGGGCGACGGCCCCGGCTTCGGGTACAGCGTCAACGTGCCCCTCGAGCCGTTTACCGAGGACGACGCGTGGCTGGAAGCCTACATCGCCGTCGTGGAACGCGTGGCGCGCCGCTTTCGCCCCGACGTCATCGTCACCCAGAACGGCTGCGACGCCCACGTGTGGGATCCCCTGAGCCACCTGTGCGCCACGACGCGCATCTACGCCGAAATTCCCAAGCTGGCCCATCGCCTGGCCCACGAGCTGTGCGACGGGCGGCTCGTCGCCGTTGGCGGGGGCGGCTACGACATCTGGCGCGTCGTGCCCCGCGCGTGGGCCCTCCTGTGGGCCGAGCTGGTCGACCGTCCCTTCGCCGGGAACCCCAAACTTCCGCGCGCCTGGCTCGAGCGCTGGCAGCCCCACAGTCCGGTTCCCCTTCCCGAACAGCTGTTGGATCCACCGGACATCGTTCCGCCCATTCCCCGGCGGTCCGAGATCGACAGGCGCAACCGGCGCACCGTCGAATTGGCCTTGCTGTACGCGCCGTAA